In Miscanthus floridulus cultivar M001 chromosome 5, ASM1932011v1, whole genome shotgun sequence, one genomic interval encodes:
- the LOC136455025 gene encoding potassium channel KAT4-like encodes MARRPGAETESWALPGIGRGGVSGDLLPAFGELSPSVGNNAINPYDCSYRWWQGFLIVLVLYSAWSSPFELALEKAATTPLLVVDLIVDVFFAVDIAVAFFVAYFDRSANLFVDDRRKITTTYLARPSFAMDVASTVPFHVIYRLVSGRSTGFRYLNLLRMWRLQRVSKLFARLEKDIRFDYFYTRLIKLCGVTLLALHSSACIFLWMAFHHGHGDEEHTHTWLGSQVRDFEGRSVWVSYTYAVYWSITTLATVGYGDLHAVNPGEMVFATCYMLFNIGLTSYIIGNMTNLVVHAATNTFKMRDMVRRVSTFGSVNRLPPELREQMMASAQLRFSTGEVIQQQLLSDLPTVLRSRVAHHLFRDTVQRCYLFQGVSNDLVLQLVSEMRAEYFPPKADTVLQKVTSTDCYIIVSGAADVLTTAADGTEKLVMKIGPHGMAGEMGVILGVPQPFTVRSSRLTQAVCISLSHLLQCSNTADANTVYANFVQHLKSLKEQVSADAPLFEEILSKTSMVKKNRNFFGTEQHEETAPSPCMLPRRQHGLRVVIHDRFPSHGTEKQRSRAAGKLVLLPDSLQELMKVAEAKFGKAARRVLTVDGAEVDDVAVLRDGDHLVLCW; translated from the exons atgGCAAGAAGACCAGGGGCAGAGACAGAAAGCTGGGCACTGCCGGGCATCGGCCGCGGTGGCGTTTCTGGCGACCTTCTCCCGGCATTCGGCGAGCTCTCCCCTTCCGTCGGGAACAACGCCATCAACCCTTACGACTGCAGCTACAG GTGGTGGCAGGGGTTCCTGATCGTGCTGGTGCTCTACTCGGCGTGGTCGTCGCCGTTCGAGCTGGCTCTCGAGAAGGCCGCCACCACGCCGCTTCTCGTCGTGGACCTGATCGTCGACGTGTTCTTCGCCGTCGACATCGCCGTCGCCTTCTTCGTCGCCTACTTCGACAGATCCGCCAATCTCTTCGTCGACGACCGCAGGAAGATCACCACCAC GTACCTCGCACGGCCGTCGTTCGCAATGGACGTGGCCTCGACGGTCCCGTTTCACGTAATCTACCGGCTGGTGAGCGGCAGGAGCACTGGATTCAGGTACCTCAACCTTCTCCGGATGTGGAGACTACAGCGCGTCAGTAAGCTCTTTGCAAG GTTGGAGAAGGACATACGATTCGACTATTTCTACACCAGGCTCATCAAACTCTGCGGCGTGACGTTGCTGGCGCTGCACTCCTCGGCGTGCATCTTCCTGTGGATGGCGTTCCACCACGGGCACGGGGACGAGGAGCACACGCACACCTGGCTCGGCAGCCAGGTGCGCGACTTCGAGGGCCGCAGCGTCTGGGTCAGCTACACCTACGCGGTGTACTGGTCCATCACCACGCTCGCCACCGTCGGGTACGGCGACCTGCACGCTGTCAACCCCGGCGAGATGGTGTTCGCCACCTGCTACATGCTCTTCAACATCGGCCTCACCTCCTACATCATCGGCAACATGACCAACCTCGTCGTCCACGCCGCCACCAACACCTTCAAGATG AGGGACATGGTGCGGCGAGTCTCGACGTTCGGGAGCGTGAACCGGCTGCCGCCGGAGCTGAGAGAGCAGATGATGGCGAGCGCGCAGCTGAGGTTCAGCACGGGGGAGGTGATCCAGCAGCAGCTGCTGTCCGACCTGCCCACGGTGCTCAGGTCCCGGGTCGCGCACCACCTCTTCAGGGACACGGTCCAGCGCTGCTACCTGTTCCAGGGAGTCTCCAACGACCTCGTCCTACAGCTG GTTTCAGAGATGAGGGCAGAGTATTTCCCTCCCAAGGCGGACACTGTCCTCCAGAAGGTGACCTCGACAGACTGCTACATCATCGTGTCCGGCGCAGCG GACGTGTTGACAACTGCTGCTGATGGAACAGAGAAG CTGGTGATGAAGATCGGGCCACACGGCATGGCAGGGGAAATGGGCGTCATTTTGGGCGTCCCGCAGCCGTTCACCGTCCGTAGCAGCAGGCTCACGCAGGCCGTGTGCATCAGCCTCAGCCATCTTCTGCAGTGTTCCAACACTGCAGATGCCAACACCGTTTACGCCAATTTTGTTCAGCACCTCAAGTCTCTCAAGGAACAAGTTTCAGCGGATGCGCCGCTTTTCGAGGAAATCCTTTCCAAAACAAGCATGGTAAAAAAAAATCGAAACTT CTTTGGCACCGAGCAACACGAAGAGACCGCTCCCTCTCCCTGCATGTTGCCGCGTCGACAGCACGGACTACGAGTGGTGATTCATGATCGCTTCCCCAGCCATGGCACCGAGAAGCAACGGAGCCGTGCTGCGGGGAAGCTCGTCCTCCTTCCGGATTCGCTGCAAGAGCTGATGAAAGTCGCTGAGGCAAAGTTCGGGAAGGCGGCGAGGCGGGTGCTCACCGTCGACGGCGCCGAGGTCGACGACGTTGCCGTTCTAAGGGACGGAGACCACCTGGTGCTGTGTTGGTAG